A single window of Dermacentor albipictus isolate Rhodes 1998 colony chromosome 1, USDA_Dalb.pri_finalv2, whole genome shotgun sequence DNA harbors:
- the LOC135913059 gene encoding ribosome-binding protein 1-like, translating to MRQGHADEMQHRLEKLCADLAREHSEQLAKLRETAEAEKAALLLECQNAEVQSSACNTWQQMANRDSSVPGSSGGKAAQLLTQEEIHSLVSRRITEEVTRLCRMHEAEVAELKKAVERQWGSERRVGTSAPEGSAAKEVSTSTEAKDVQRLQQEHQAEIAHLRAEMARILQEKEEVLTARADQRLLSTEAGFQRERDELSEALRKAQAEATQQDAAHREQLRRMEATLRAQLETEKGCLALQQEQLIWRLREEHTQQLQALRAEQLREVETLREELDRTKLKLRAHKMATMLRSRGSTPPSDNGSTASSLASASTLDESNSQDSMVSPALRDLLGKIYREGLHVLSLTERQLLQRHLTPSPERSGNTTAASDHSTATVKAVAPASENDAQQLQEALKQELLAHKKALDELQEQMDLARNQHDQKELKFKAKVDTLEGQLRQERSRAEELKQRLDTEQAKTLELLTQLNSQRSSCLELEMALANCRSDLADANRQILALKQEVLHCKSSLEVEKLHAQNMLNAVNAERAHFNQLQATLELERRRGAMTREQDQQLIHELRAGPSSLPSTPARHTQMSEIEKMRGGPLSSTAHLDNSLLCEGDNVGTRGGGHYLCAREKLTLSQSLLKAEEEISRLRQLTLSQDLLLGQTAADGNLSPAICRLLHKLYWKYRKAESWRKGLIYQKQYLLSLLQGFQATEDVALRMLLGSRRRPPPSPPPLHHIDGIGTSSEDDGRPRQQGFRLHSSDSSGGRHFQHLLAYQSRGHQDSVDDAPLPSGSSSHSSADGSSGIASSPPMPARFRFRSAVQAVVALHRMQHLVHKWRLAACVPPTPVLLHKVELAVRSVPHGGTWRLGASTSSGLSMVTARSSQSSLVSANTSQASAATVLCHRLPQPPSPRTPSRPSQSQPASMREFVERLDSLHKQFGLSDDQHC from the exons ATGAGGCAAGGGCACGCAGACGAGATGCAGCACCGCCTCGAGAAACTCTGCGCAGATCTTGCCAGAGAGCACTCGGAACAGCTGGCCAAGCTCAGGGAAACAGCCGAAGCCGAAAAGGCAGCGCTTCTGCTGGAGTGCCAAAATGCAGAAGTACAGTCGTCAGCCTGCAACACGTGGCAACAGATGGCAAACAGGGACAGCAGTGTGCCGGGCAGTAGCGGTGGCAAGGCCGCTCAGCTGTTGACCCAGGAAGAGATCCACAGCCTGGTCAGTCGTCGCATCACGGAGGAGGTGACTCGACTGTGCAGGATGCACGAGGCAGAGGTGGCCGAGCTGAAAAAGGCTGTGGAAAGGCAGTGGGGCAGTGAGCGCCGGGTCGGGACATCAG CGCCGGAAGGCTCCGCTGCCAAAGAGGTGAGCACTTCAACTGAGGCGAAAGACGTGCAACGTCTGCAGCAAGAACACCAGGCAGAGATTGCACACCTGCGTGCCGAGATGGCCAGAATTCTTCAAGAGAAGGAAGAGGTGCTGACAGCGCGGGCAGACCAGCGCCTGCTGTCTACGGAGGCGGGCTTCCAGCGGGAGCGGGACGAGCTTTCGGAAGCTCTGCGGAAGGCTCAGGCAGAGGCGACACAGCAAGATGCTGCTCACCGAGAGCAGCTGCGTAGGATGGAGGCGACCCTGCGAGCACAGCTGGAGACGGAGAAGGGGTGCCTCGCACTGCAGCAGGAGCAGCTGATCTGGCGGCTGCGGGAGGAGCACACGCAGCAGTTGCAGGCCCTTCgtgcagagcagctgcgggaagtAGAGACCCTCCGGGAGGAGCTAGACC GAACCAAGCTGAAGCTGCGGGCCCACAAGATGGCTACCATGCTGCGTTCTCGTGGCAGCACACCACCTTCAGACAATGGAAGCACTGCTTCGAGCTTGGCTTCAGCCAGCACACTGGACGAAAGCAACTCTCAGGATTCCATGGTGTCGCCGGCTCTTCGTGACCTGCTAGGAAAGATATATCGCGAGGGACTACAT GTGCTGTCCCTGACAGAACGGCAGTTGCTGCAGCGACACTTGACACCATCACCTGAACGCAGTGGCAACACAACCGCAGCATCCGACCACTCTACAGCCACTGTCAAAGCA GTTGCTCCAGCCTCGGAAAATGACGCTCAGCAGTTGCAAGAAGCACTGAAACAGGAACTCCTGGCTCACAAAAAGGCACTCGATGAACTCCAGGAGCAAATGGACCTCGCCAGGAATCAGCATGACCAGAAGGAGCTAAAATTCAAGGCCAAAG TGGATACGCTGGAGGGTCAGCTTCGGCAGGAACGGTCACGGGCAGAAGAGCTCAAGCAACGGCTGGACACAGAGCAGGCCAAGACACTGGAGCTGCTCACGCAGCTCAATAGCCAACGGTCCTCGTGTCTGGAACTGGAGATGGCACTGGCCAATTGCCGGTCCGACCTTGCCGATGCTAATCGCCAAATACTTGCCCTCAAGCAAGAAGTCCTCCATTGCAA GAGCTCCCTGGAGGTCGAGAAACTTCATGCACAGAACATGTTGAATGCTGTCAACGCTGAGCGGGCTCACTTCAACCAGCTACAAGCCACTTTGGAGCTGGAGCGACGCCGTGGAGCCATGACTCGCGAGCAGGACCAACAGCTCATTCATGAGCTCAGAGCAGGACCCTCATCCCTTCCATCCACACCAGCACGGCACACACAGATGAGCGAGATTGAGAAGATGCGTGGGGGTCCTCTGTCAAGCACTGCTCACTTGGACAACTCGCTGCTTTGTGAAGGAGACAACGTGGGCACTCGCGGCGGTGGCCACTACCTGTGTGCACGAGAGAAGCTGACATTGAGCCAGTCTCTGCTGAAAGCAGAGGAGGAGATATCAAGACTAAGGCAGCTCACCCTTAGCCAGGACCTGTTACTTGGCCAGACAGCAGCAGATGGCAACCTGTCACCTGCCatctgtcgtctgcttcacaaGCTGTACTGGAAGTACCGCAAAGCAGAGAGCTGGCGCAAGGGCCTCATCTACCAGAAGCAGTACTTGCTCAGCCTCCTTCAGGGCTTCCAGGCGACTGAGGATGTGGCTTTGCGGATGCTATTGGGCTCCAGACGTCGACCTCCCCCTTCGCCTCCACCCCTTCACCACATCGATGGAATAGGGACTTCTAGCGAAGATGACGGGCGCCCAAGGCAGCAGGGTTTCCGTCTGCACTCTTCCGACTCCTCTGGCGGTCGCCACTTCCAGCACTTGCTGGCTTACCAGTCAAGGGGTCACCAAGACTCGGTGGACGATGCTCCATTGCCTTCGGGATCATCCTCGCATTCATCAGCTGATGGGTCTTCGGGCATAGCATCATCGCCGCCTATGCCCGCACGATTCCGATTCCGGTCAGCAGTGCAGGCTGTGGTAGCACTGCATCGCATGCAACATCTGGTGCACAAGTGGCGGTTGGCGGCATGCGTGCCTCCGACGCCTGTACTTCTGCACAAGGTGGAGCTGGCAGTGCGATCAGTGCCACACG GTGGCACTTGGAGGCTAGGAGCGTCCACCAGTTCAGGCCTCTCTATGGTCACGGCACGGTCATCGCAGTCCTCACTGGTTTCGGCTAACACAAGCCAAGCATCAGCAGCGACGGTGCTGTGCCACAGGTTGCCACAGCCACCGTCACCCAG